A genomic window from Microscilla marina ATCC 23134 includes:
- a CDS encoding leucine-rich repeat domain-containing protein translates to MTNQEITNVHELIASTNPSNLQTAFAKLQAAPHSKTVLTYLFILSFFHPDEAVRNQAKPLFKVRAPIGFYANATKELFFAKIVPKSGIPSVFVFTALLEKMHKHGVLDVKVLGVHLIDFWVQSWEFCWKHRAVDAMKLLRRVQKGKSLQLAGSIKAIPEEIWQLTELESLTIINRNLGYISEDIAQLKNLKYLNIQSKLAKFPVGITQLHQLAELKLFINNDQFFGTVPSEVAQLTQLKELTFTSLSGSFPVNFCRITSLERIDLGYSNFEDFPEEVTQLNHLNTLKLNFNENLQLSGLFSKLHKISSLKNLDLSFCKLNTLPDEVALLDQVEKLNIAGCHLRSLPTHIEDMVSLKYLDISHNHFEQLPKVVHKLPRLEQVKTDQGVIDIQQG, encoded by the coding sequence ATGACCAACCAGGAGATTACGAATGTTCATGAATTGATCGCCAGTACAAACCCATCCAACCTTCAGACAGCCTTTGCAAAGTTACAAGCCGCACCCCACAGCAAAACAGTGCTCACCTACTTGTTCATTTTGTCGTTTTTTCACCCCGATGAAGCAGTACGAAATCAGGCAAAACCTTTGTTTAAAGTGAGGGCTCCAATTGGATTTTATGCGAATGCTACCAAAGAGCTCTTTTTTGCCAAAATTGTACCTAAAAGTGGGATTCCCAGTGTGTTTGTGTTTACTGCCCTGCTCGAAAAAATGCATAAACACGGTGTCTTAGATGTGAAGGTATTGGGAGTACACCTGATAGATTTTTGGGTACAAAGCTGGGAGTTTTGCTGGAAACACCGGGCAGTAGATGCTATGAAACTACTGCGTAGAGTACAAAAGGGTAAATCTTTGCAACTTGCCGGAAGCATAAAGGCTATTCCGGAAGAAATATGGCAGTTAACCGAGCTCGAAAGCCTCACCATTATCAACAGAAACTTAGGATATATTTCGGAAGATATTGCGCAGCTTAAAAATTTAAAATACCTCAATATACAAAGCAAACTGGCTAAGTTTCCGGTAGGCATTACCCAACTACACCAACTTGCCGAACTAAAGCTGTTTATTAATAACGACCAGTTTTTTGGCACTGTACCTTCTGAAGTAGCCCAACTTACCCAACTCAAAGAGTTGACCTTTACAAGTCTTTCGGGAAGTTTTCCGGTAAACTTTTGTCGGATTACCTCCTTAGAACGCATCGATTTGGGTTATTCAAACTTTGAAGACTTTCCCGAAGAAGTGACCCAGTTGAACCACCTCAACACTTTGAAACTAAACTTTAATGAAAACCTGCAACTGAGTGGTTTGTTTAGCAAATTACACAAAATAAGCAGTTTAAAAAACCTGGATTTGTCGTTTTGCAAACTCAATACACTACCCGATGAGGTAGCCTTGCTTGATCAGGTAGAAAAGCTCAATATAGCAGGCTGTCATTTACGGAGTTTACCCACTCATATAGAAGACATGGTATCGCTCAAATACCTTGATATTAGCCACAACCACTTTGAGCAATTGCCCAAAGTAGTACACAAATTGCCTCGGCTTGAGCAAGTAAAGACCGACCAAGGGGTAATTGATATTCAACAAGGTTAA
- a CDS encoding PP2C family protein-serine/threonine phosphatase: MKIAFRSIRAKLFVYFLGFFLIIVSFIGYNLWIDTKESSIEQIDMGLAKINLQILTISGLERDFMENEITNHDFYKLRYSAYLTKRDSIVTKVLQNIDQLAKTSHTTSQGLDKAVATIKNELVKYERNFRQMIQLIKKKGFKDAGLEGQMRRYIHAIEVSDYSKDLTKLLMARRYEKDFIIRKDLEYVQQVDSISKELKKDIGQKVQDETKKNTLFNLLEKYRVTFLELVGIEEKIGFDNRSGLRKELNDSFEVIKGSISRINRMMLIETEYIHANIQRSNWVALVLFLISFILFSSRLIHILSRPVRLLSNSIHEIVSKDFSTQVPFIEIKQKDEVGKLSADFAFMLKRMHDYIGEIKTKSSNLEQKQRLLMDSIRYAEQIQRAILPEKEELQSVFKDFFVMYKPADLVSGDFYWLSFTEHRVFLAVVDCTGHGVPGAFMSMIGNTLLNKIVKENHSQNPAEILEELHIEVKIALHQEKYKNDDGMDVCLCMMEGLNQPNQEVKIVYAGAKRPLWYFNEGELTEIKATKRSIGGQSKYRPFDNHSFTLPPGSKLYLTTDGFNDQHDVNRKKFGKLRLMEMVEQHAHLPMPDQVSHYTQVLKDHMQGNVHQRDDITIVGVQL; encoded by the coding sequence ATGAAAATTGCTTTCCGCTCTATAAGGGCTAAGTTATTTGTATATTTTTTGGGGTTCTTTCTCATTATTGTGTCCTTTATTGGCTACAATTTATGGATTGATACCAAGGAGAGCAGCATTGAGCAAATAGACATGGGGCTGGCCAAAATCAACTTGCAAATATTGACTATTAGTGGGTTGGAACGCGATTTTATGGAAAATGAGATTACTAACCACGATTTCTACAAGCTACGTTATAGCGCATATCTTACCAAAAGAGACAGCATTGTTACTAAAGTACTCCAAAACATTGATCAACTTGCCAAAACCTCTCATACTACTTCACAGGGACTGGATAAAGCAGTTGCTACTATTAAAAATGAACTGGTAAAGTATGAACGCAACTTTAGGCAAATGATCCAGCTCATTAAAAAAAAGGGCTTTAAAGACGCTGGTCTTGAGGGGCAAATGCGGCGTTATATCCACGCTATTGAAGTATCAGACTATAGTAAAGACCTGACCAAATTGTTGATGGCACGCCGTTATGAAAAAGACTTTATTATAAGAAAAGACCTGGAATATGTGCAACAGGTAGACTCTATCAGTAAAGAACTAAAAAAAGACATTGGGCAAAAAGTGCAGGACGAAACAAAGAAAAATACTTTGTTCAATTTGCTCGAAAAGTATAGGGTCACTTTTCTGGAACTGGTAGGCATAGAAGAGAAAATAGGGTTTGACAACCGCAGTGGCTTACGCAAAGAGTTGAATGACTCGTTTGAAGTGATTAAAGGTAGCATTAGCCGGATCAACCGAATGATGCTCATAGAAACTGAATACATTCATGCCAATATTCAACGGAGTAATTGGGTAGCACTTGTGTTGTTTTTAATATCATTTATTTTATTTAGCAGCCGACTTATCCATATTCTGAGCCGCCCGGTAAGGTTACTCTCCAACTCTATTCACGAAATTGTGAGCAAAGATTTTTCTACTCAAGTACCATTCATAGAAATCAAGCAAAAAGACGAAGTAGGTAAACTATCGGCAGATTTTGCTTTTATGCTTAAGCGTATGCACGACTACATTGGCGAAATAAAAACCAAGTCGAGCAACCTTGAACAAAAACAACGGCTATTGATGGATAGCATTCGTTATGCAGAACAAATTCAGCGGGCTATTTTGCCCGAAAAGGAGGAGCTGCAGTCGGTTTTTAAAGATTTTTTTGTGATGTACAAACCTGCCGATTTGGTTTCGGGCGATTTTTACTGGTTGAGCTTTACCGAACATCGGGTGTTTTTGGCAGTGGTTGATTGTACCGGACACGGGGTGCCAGGGGCATTTATGAGTATGATTGGCAATACACTGCTAAATAAAATTGTAAAAGAGAATCATTCACAAAACCCTGCTGAAATTTTAGAAGAGCTACACATAGAGGTAAAGATTGCGCTACATCAGGAAAAATACAAAAATGATGATGGCATGGATGTTTGTTTGTGTATGATGGAGGGACTTAACCAACCCAACCAGGAGGTGAAGATTGTGTATGCAGGTGCCAAACGCCCATTGTGGTATTTTAATGAAGGGGAGCTTACGGAGATAAAAGCTACTAAACGCTCTATTGGTGGGCAAAGTAAGTATCGTCCTTTCGACAACCATTCGTTTACCTTACCACCTGGTAGTAAGCTTTACCTCACTACCGATGGCTTCAATGATCAGCACGATGTAAACCGTAAAAAATTTGGTAAATTACGCCTCATGGAAATGGTAGAACAACACGCCCATTTGCCCATGCCCGACCAAGTCAGCCATTACACACAAGTGCTCAAAGATCATATGCAGGGCAATGTACACCAACGCGATGACATTACTATAGTGGGGGTTCAGTTGTAA
- a CDS encoding PP2C family protein-serine/threonine phosphatase, with product MFKQFHTIRSKLLFYFAIFLVLTFTIILTNFWFDKRKDTIDAIAVRLQNINLNTQIISRLESEFFKDEIINPQFYKTHQSTYLTQRDSLVDQVRTDLQTLAKTHELASTEVANNIEDIVAQYQRYDTIFSKIITLIQFRGFKNYGIEGKMRQYIHQAEDSSKVHLYDQSHILMIRRYEKDFILRKQPVYIAKVKKAVKALQGIVKKEVWPTKVKYQLTLDLQNYLELFDKLTAAEAAIGFRNNMGLRQQLKLLAKAMNSNLATLNQIIRHRSHRLERQITATLVLIMAFCVGLIVLLGYTITRMLSRPIRQLSASIGEVIRSGFSHDRSLLRFDTKDEIGLLSKDFAYMLDTVHFTMDEIKQKSAKIEEKQALLMDSLRYAKQIQQAILPEYHEFENVFKDYFVLFLAQQVVSGDFYWLLQRGNKTFVAVVDCTGHGVPGAFMSMIGNTLLNEIVNEKNVEEPALILEVLHLEIRTALRQAQKKNDDGMDVCLCLIEQLPQSPRCKKVTFAGARRPLLYSVAAVESELLNNPTKETEVSSYNATVATIEKQITAQKEPTTLHIIKGTKRSIGGVHHYENRPFLNHQVILPENTVLYLTTDGYADQHNPQREKYSRQRLYTLIETIARMPLGQQKKTLNNELEQHMVGAVPQRDDITIVGIKL from the coding sequence GTGTTTAAGCAATTTCACACCATCAGGTCAAAACTACTGTTTTATTTCGCCATATTTTTGGTGCTTACTTTTACTATTATATTGACCAATTTTTGGTTCGATAAACGTAAAGATACGATTGATGCCATTGCTGTTCGCCTACAAAACATCAACTTAAACACCCAAATTATCAGCCGTTTAGAGAGCGAGTTTTTTAAAGATGAAATCATCAATCCTCAGTTTTACAAAACCCACCAAAGTACTTACCTTACCCAACGCGACTCGCTGGTAGACCAGGTGCGTACAGACCTACAAACCCTGGCAAAAACCCATGAGCTTGCCTCTACCGAAGTAGCCAATAATATTGAAGACATTGTTGCCCAATACCAGCGGTATGATACTATTTTTAGTAAGATTATCACCCTTATTCAGTTTCGCGGTTTTAAAAACTACGGAATTGAAGGTAAGATGCGGCAATACATTCATCAGGCCGAAGACTCCAGCAAGGTTCATTTATACGACCAAAGCCATATATTGATGATTAGGCGCTATGAAAAAGATTTTATTTTGCGAAAGCAACCTGTGTACATTGCCAAGGTAAAAAAAGCAGTGAAGGCATTGCAAGGCATTGTAAAAAAAGAGGTTTGGCCTACTAAGGTGAAGTATCAGCTTACGCTGGATTTACAAAACTACCTGGAGCTGTTTGACAAACTTACCGCTGCTGAAGCAGCCATTGGTTTTAGAAATAATATGGGGTTAAGGCAACAACTTAAACTACTTGCCAAAGCGATGAACTCCAACCTGGCTACACTCAATCAGATAATACGGCACAGGTCGCACCGTCTGGAGCGACAAATTACCGCCACACTGGTGCTGATTATGGCGTTTTGCGTGGGGCTGATTGTGCTATTGGGGTACACCATTACCCGTATGCTGAGCCGCCCCATCAGGCAACTATCGGCATCGATAGGCGAAGTGATCCGCAGTGGTTTTTCTCACGACCGTAGCTTGCTTAGGTTTGATACTAAAGATGAGATAGGATTGTTGTCTAAAGATTTTGCCTATATGTTGGATACAGTGCATTTTACTATGGACGAGATCAAGCAAAAGTCTGCCAAAATAGAGGAGAAGCAAGCCTTGTTGATGGACAGCCTACGTTATGCCAAACAAATACAGCAAGCGATTTTGCCTGAATACCACGAATTTGAAAATGTATTTAAAGACTATTTTGTGCTTTTTCTTGCCCAACAGGTAGTGTCAGGCGATTTTTACTGGCTATTGCAACGAGGCAATAAAACTTTTGTGGCAGTGGTAGACTGTACAGGGCATGGAGTACCAGGGGCATTTATGAGCATGATTGGCAATACATTGCTCAACGAGATTGTAAACGAAAAAAACGTGGAAGAGCCTGCATTGATTTTAGAGGTGCTCCATCTGGAAATAAGAACAGCTTTGCGACAAGCCCAAAAGAAAAACGATGATGGCATGGATGTGTGCCTTTGTCTGATAGAGCAATTGCCCCAAAGCCCGCGTTGCAAAAAAGTCACTTTTGCCGGAGCCCGCCGTCCGTTGTTGTACTCTGTTGCTGCTGTAGAGTCTGAACTGCTAAACAACCCAACAAAAGAAACAGAGGTGTCTTCATACAATGCTACGGTAGCTACCATCGAAAAACAAATCACTGCCCAGAAAGAACCCACCACGCTACATATTATAAAAGGCACAAAACGTTCAATTGGTGGGGTACATCACTACGAAAACCGCCCATTTCTCAACCATCAGGTCATATTGCCCGAAAACACCGTTTTATACCTCACTACCGACGGCTACGCCGACCAACACAACCCACAGCGAGAAAAGTACAGCCGACAAAGGCTGTATACGCTCATCGAGACCATTGCAAGAATGCCGCTTGGG